A part of Paraburkholderia azotifigens genomic DNA contains:
- a CDS encoding LysR family transcriptional regulator has translation MELRHLRYFVAVAEERNFTRAAERLCIAQPPLSRQIQQLEEALGVQLFERNSRPLKLTNSGKFFYSHAVQLLAQTAELESMTRRVGNIERSLSIGFVGSTLYGMLPKIIRRFRDENATVELSLHEMSTMDQISALKDGRIDVGFGRIRHEDANIRRVVLREERMMVALPVGHPLSLAKPLISLRDLIHETLIIFPASPRPSYADQVLSAFQDRALKPAKIYEVRELQIALGLVAAGEGISVVPSSVYGLKREDVSYVELDDPTIVSPIIMSMRMLDESRDIQEMLELIYRLYEEEKIPYTPRPDLGQ, from the coding sequence ATGGAGCTGCGACATCTCCGCTACTTCGTGGCGGTGGCCGAGGAACGCAACTTCACGCGGGCGGCCGAGAGATTGTGCATTGCACAACCGCCGCTGAGCCGTCAGATACAGCAGCTCGAAGAGGCTCTCGGAGTACAACTGTTCGAACGCAACTCGCGCCCGCTGAAACTGACGAACTCGGGGAAGTTCTTTTATTCCCACGCTGTGCAGTTGCTAGCCCAGACGGCCGAGCTTGAATCAATGACGAGGCGCGTCGGGAACATCGAGCGTAGTCTGTCCATCGGATTCGTTGGTTCGACCTTGTACGGCATGCTCCCGAAGATCATCCGGCGTTTCCGGGACGAGAACGCCACAGTCGAACTGAGCCTGCACGAGATGTCAACAATGGATCAAATCAGTGCGCTGAAGGACGGACGCATCGATGTGGGATTTGGTCGTATTCGACACGAGGACGCAAATATCCGACGCGTAGTTCTTCGTGAAGAAAGGATGATGGTCGCGCTTCCCGTGGGCCATCCTCTGTCGCTCGCCAAGCCTCTAATTTCTCTTCGAGACCTGATCCACGAGACCCTGATCATTTTTCCTGCCTCCCCTCGGCCGAGCTACGCGGACCAGGTTCTTTCGGCTTTCCAGGACCGGGCACTCAAACCTGCAAAGATTTACGAGGTCCGAGAACTGCAGATCGCGCTCGGTCTCGTAGCCGCAGGCGAAGGAATCTCGGTTGTACCGAGCAGCGTCTATGGTTTAAAGCGCGAGGACGTAAGCTATGTAGAACTGGATGACCCAACTATCGTGTCGCCCATCATTATGAGCATGCGCATGCTCGATGAGTCGCGAGACATCCA
- the catA gene encoding catechol 1,2-dioxygenase: MSTKVFDTKEVQDLLAAAANKNSAEGDARAKQITYRLLSDLFRAIDDLDMTPDEIWAGVNYFNKLGQDGEAALLAAGLGLEKYLDIRMDAADREADIHGGTPRTIEGPLYVAGAPVRDGVSRIDVNPDEDAGPLVIRGTVTGADGKPVAGAVVECWHANSKGFYSHFDPTGAQSDFNLRGAVKTGSDGKYEFRTLMPVGYGCPPDGATQQLLNALARHGNRPAHVHFFATSENNRKLTTQINIEGDPLIWDDFAYATREELVPHVVEKTGGAALGLKADAYKEIEFNIELTPLVQGKDNQVVQRLRASAAA; encoded by the coding sequence ATGAGCACCAAAGTGTTCGACACGAAGGAAGTACAGGATCTGCTGGCTGCTGCTGCAAATAAAAACAGCGCGGAAGGTGACGCTCGAGCAAAGCAGATTACCTATCGCCTGTTGAGCGACCTGTTTCGGGCTATCGACGATCTGGACATGACGCCTGACGAGATCTGGGCGGGTGTGAATTACTTCAATAAGCTCGGCCAGGACGGTGAGGCGGCGTTGCTCGCGGCTGGCTTGGGCTTGGAAAAATACCTCGACATCCGCATGGATGCAGCGGACCGTGAAGCGGACATCCACGGAGGCACGCCGCGTACCATCGAGGGGCCGCTGTACGTAGCCGGCGCACCGGTGCGCGACGGTGTGTCCAGGATTGACGTCAATCCCGACGAAGATGCGGGCCCGCTCGTCATTCGTGGCACTGTGACCGGCGCCGACGGCAAGCCCGTCGCAGGCGCTGTGGTGGAATGCTGGCACGCCAACTCCAAGGGCTTCTATTCCCACTTCGATCCGACCGGTGCGCAGAGCGACTTCAATTTGCGCGGTGCGGTCAAGACGGGATCTGACGGGAAGTACGAGTTCCGTACGCTGATGCCCGTGGGCTATGGCTGTCCGCCCGATGGTGCGACACAGCAGCTTCTGAATGCGCTCGCCCGACATGGGAACCGTCCGGCGCACGTCCACTTCTTCGCCACGTCAGAGAACAATCGCAAGCTGACGACCCAGATCAACATCGAGGGCGATCCGCTAATCTGGGATGACTTCGCTTACGCGACACGGGAAGAGCTCGTTCCGCATGTGGTCGAGAAGACGGGCGGTGCAGCTCTGGGACTAAAGGCCGACGCCTACAAAGAAATCGAGTTCAACATTGAGTTGACTCCGCTGGTCCAGGGCAAGGACAACCAGGTTGTCCAACGCCTACGCGCGTCGGCAGCAGCGTAA